From Enterococcus mediterraneensis, the proteins below share one genomic window:
- a CDS encoding MutS-related protein, translating to MTQSTFIISIIFFVIILLTGLTIYSQIKLKQTVKRNWGKQPHQTRLDKEESLKAAWQIEKNFHHWDSEVDDITWYDLDLYRVFSLLNATYSSVGSEALYQRLRNFDFQQDDLETLIAFYQKNPEIREKLQYHFAQLGKQDNNFTKQYLADGQHQKLGQPWLYITLGLLPIISLLSAFFISTAGVFLLIGSVVFNTVFYLTKKNQLEAQLNSMRYLVQTISTAKKISRLNTPLQAEIQRLLKPLKIIANWGFSFRSKEASETELLFDYFNMIFMIPFIAYNIVIDRISTHSNEAIQLWNLLGKLEIASAVLNFRTYMPLTCQPAFSEGGVKAKNSYHPLINGAVANPVDWQQTTLVTGSNASGKSTYVKSIAINCILAQTVNTAIAESFTLQKGHVLTSMAVEDDLFEGDSYFVAEIKSIKRLLDQVAKGERCYCFIDEILKGTNTIERIAASSSVISWLTSFPSLGFVATHDIELTEILKNKCHNVHFEEQVTEESGIAFDYLLKEGPATRRNAIALLKILKYPTTVVKNAQQEAAYFDEHRTWQVSE from the coding sequence ATGACTCAATCCACTTTTATTATCAGCATCATTTTCTTTGTGATCATCCTATTAACAGGACTTACGATTTATTCTCAAATCAAACTGAAACAAACAGTTAAAAGAAACTGGGGCAAACAACCTCATCAAACCCGTTTAGATAAAGAAGAAAGTCTGAAAGCCGCTTGGCAGATCGAGAAAAATTTTCATCACTGGGACAGCGAAGTCGATGATATCACTTGGTATGACCTTGATCTGTATCGTGTATTTAGTCTGCTGAACGCCACTTATTCCAGTGTGGGTTCTGAGGCTCTTTATCAACGTCTGCGAAATTTTGATTTTCAGCAAGATGATTTGGAAACACTGATCGCGTTTTATCAAAAAAATCCTGAGATCCGGGAAAAATTGCAATATCACTTTGCCCAGTTAGGCAAACAAGATAATAATTTTACAAAACAATATCTAGCTGATGGACAACATCAAAAATTGGGACAGCCTTGGCTATATATCACTTTAGGTTTACTGCCGATCATCAGTCTGCTTTCGGCTTTCTTTATTTCAACTGCTGGCGTGTTTTTACTGATCGGATCAGTAGTCTTCAACACCGTTTTTTATTTAACGAAAAAAAATCAGTTGGAGGCCCAGCTGAACAGTATGCGTTATCTTGTCCAAACGATTTCTACTGCTAAGAAGATCAGTCGGCTGAATACTCCGCTGCAAGCCGAGATCCAACGCCTGCTAAAACCGTTGAAGATCATCGCAAATTGGGGCTTTTCTTTTCGTTCAAAGGAAGCCAGTGAGACCGAACTGCTTTTTGATTACTTTAATATGATTTTTATGATCCCATTTATCGCGTATAATATTGTCATTGATCGCATCAGCACTCATTCCAACGAAGCGATCCAGTTATGGAATCTATTAGGAAAACTGGAGATTGCATCTGCCGTATTGAATTTCCGGACCTATATGCCGCTTACCTGCCAACCTGCGTTTTCAGAGGGAGGCGTCAAAGCCAAAAACAGCTATCATCCATTGATCAATGGCGCTGTCGCAAATCCTGTCGATTGGCAACAGACGACATTAGTGACCGGCTCCAATGCTTCCGGTAAATCAACCTACGTCAAAAGTATCGCCATCAATTGTATCTTGGCTCAAACTGTCAATACTGCTATTGCAGAGTCCTTCACATTGCAAAAGGGACATGTCTTGACCTCGATGGCGGTGGAAGATGATTTGTTTGAAGGCGACAGTTATTTTGTAGCTGAGATCAAGTCTATCAAACGCTTGTTGGATCAAGTGGCAAAAGGCGAACGCTGTTACTGCTTCATCGATGAGATCTTGAAGGGTACGAATACCATTGAGCGGATCGCCGCTTCTTCCAGTGTCATCAGCTGGCTGACCAGTTTCCCAAGTTTGGGCTTTGTTGCCACGCACGATATCGAACTGACTGAGATTTTGAAAAACAAATGCCACAACGTTCATTTCGAAGAGCAAGTCACGGAAGAATCAGGGATCGCCTTTGATTATTTGCTAAAAGAAGGTCCCGCTACCCGCAGAAACGCTATCGCACTTTTGAAGATCTTGAAATATCCAACGACTGTTGTCAAAAACGCTCAACAAGAAGCGGCTTACTTTGATGAACATCGTACTTGGCAAGTGTCTGAATGA